The region CGCGCCTCGACCAGGTCTCGACCCGCCTGACCGCCCTCGAGTTCGAGGGCGGCGCGACGCTGCACGACGTCCTCACGGTCCTCCAGCGCTCCGAGCTGGTGACCCGCATGGCCGTCGAGATCGAGCGCTACATCGTCGAGCTCGGCACCGAGGGCCGGCTGATCGAGATGCAGCTCGAGGAGGTCATGGTCGGCGTCGCCGCCGACAAGGCCGCCCTCATCCACGACTACTTGGCGGCGGACTCCGACGAGAGCTTCGCCGCGGCGCTCGACCAGCTCGGCCGCATGCCCCATCAGGACCTGCTCGACTTCGGCCGTCTCGCCGAGCTGATGGGCTACGACCGCAAGCTGAACACCCTCGACTACCCGGTCTCGCCGCGCGGCTTCCGGATCCTCGGGCGCGTGCCCAGGCTCCCGAAGCTCGTCGTGGCGCAGATCGTGAAGGAGTTCGGCGGCCTCGACGAGCTGCTCGCCGCGACCGACGCGGAGCTCGAGACCGTCGAAGGCGTCGGAGAGATCCGTGCGAAGGACATCCGCGAGGGCCTTCGCCGCCTGCAGGAGATCAACCTCGTCGATCGGTACCTGCAGACCTAGAACTTGCCCGTAGACAGGGCTCGGCTGGAAACGCGGCCCCGCATCTCCCCGGTGCGCGGCCCAACCAAGGAGGACCATCATTCCCGGTAGCACTGAAGAGCAGATCCTGGAAGCCGATCTCGACATCGAGGTCGAGATCGTCAACATCGAGTTCGAGATCGGCGACAACGTCGTCTATCCGCACCACGGCGCGGGCCAGGTCCTCAAGAAGGAAGTCAAGAAGATGTTCGGTGAGGAGCGCGAGTACCTCACCATCAAGATCCTCCACAACGACATGACGGTCATGGTGCCCTGCGAGAACGCGGGCATCGCGGGCCTCCGTCGTGTCATCGACGAGGAGACCGTGCAGAAGGTCCTGGCCGTGCTGCAGGACGAGTTGTCGGAGATGCCCAAGAACTGGAACCGCCGGTTCAAGCACAACCGCGACAAGATCAAGACGGGCGACATCTACGAGCTCGCCGAGGTCGTGCGCAACCTCGCGATCCGCGAGCACGACAAGGGCCTGTCGACCGGCGAGAAGCAGATGTTCACGCGCGCGAAGAAGATCCTCGCCTCCGAGCTGATGTACGCGCTGGAGAAGAGCGAGGACGACGCCGAGGCCTACCTCGACGACCTGCTGAAGTCGTCGGCCGAGCGCCTGGCCGCCGCCGCGAAGGTGTAGGACATCATCTGATGTCAGCGGTCGCGCTCGTCGTGGCCGCCGGACGTGGCGAACGCCTTGGGACCGGTGGGCCCAAGGCGTTCGTCATGTGTGGGGGCCGTCCGATGCTCGAGTGGAGCATCGATGCCCTGAAGGCCGTGCCCGAGATCGGGCACATCGTCGTCGCCACGCCGCCCGGGATCGAGGCCCCCGCGGGCACGACGGGCGTCTTCGGCGGCGACGAGCGCTCCCACTCCGTGCGCGCCGCGCTGCACCACACCCTCGCCGGCGACCCCGTGCTCGTCCACGACGCCGCACGCCCGCTGGTGACGCCGGAGATCATCCGCGCGACGCTCGCCGGCCTCGACGCCGAGGCGGACGCCGCGATCGCCGCCGCGCGAGTCGTCGACACCGTCAAGCGCGGCGGCGGCGAGAACGACGCCACGGTCCAGGAGACGCTGGAGCGCAGCGCGCTCTGGGCGATCCAGACGCCGCAGGTGTTCCGCCGCGACGTCCTGGAGCGGGCGTTGGCGTTGCCGCACGATCAGCTCGCCGGGGCTACTGACGATGCCTCACTGGTCGAGGCGATGGGCGGGACCGTCCGTCTCGTAGAGTCTCCGCGCGAGAACTTCAAGATCACCACCCCGGACGACTTGAAGCTCGCCGACCTGCTGCTGCGCAGCCGCGCGCGGTAGCGCCTCCCTTCCCCAAGCAAGAACCCCAAGTTGCTCACCGACTACCACGTCCACCTGCGCCCGGACGGCGACGACACGCCCGCGTCCGAGTACTTCACCGAGGCCAACGCCGAGCGCTACCGCGAGGTGGCCGCCGACCGCGGCATCCAGGAGCTCGGCGTCGCCGAGCACATCTACCGCTTCACCGCCGCGCTCGATGTCTGGCAGCACCCGCTGTGGGTCGAGAACGCGCACGACGACCTCGACCGCTACTGCGAGTTCGTCCGCGAGCGCACCGACCTCAAGCTCGGCATCGAGGCCGACTTCATCCCCGGCCGCGAGGAGCAGACGCGCAACCTGCTCGAGCAGCGCGACTGGGACTACGTCGTCGGCTCGATCCACTTCCTCGCCGAGGGCGCGCTGGACTACGCGCGCTTCGACGTCTGGAACTCCGCCCGCTCGGCCGACCACGTGTGGAAGACCTACTTCACGTGGCTGGGCGAGCTGGCCGCCAGCGGGATGTTCGACATCCTCGCCCACCCGGACCTCGTCAAGCACTGGGGCAGGGAGCGGCCGTGGCCGGAGAAGGATCTCCGGTACTACTACGACATCGCCATGGAGCAGATCGCCGAATCGGGCATCGCCATCGAGCTGTCGACTGCCGGGCTGCGCAAGCCGGTCGGCGAGATGTACCCCGACCGCGCGTTCCTGGAGATGGTCGTCGACGCCGGCAACCCGATCGCGCTCTCCAGCGACGCCCACACGCCGGACCTCATCGGCCACGAGTACGAGCGGGCGATGGAGCTGCTGTCCGACGTCGGCATCACCGAGATCGCCGTGTTCAACCACCGCGCTGTGACCCTCGAGCCGATCGGGCCGTCGTGAGCGCCGCCGGCCAGGTCCGGACCGGCATCGGCTGGGACTCGCACAAGCTCGTCGCCGGCCGCCCGCTGATCCTCGGCGGCGTGACGCTCCCGTACGAGCAGGGCCTGCTCGGCCACTCCGACGCCGACGTCCTGACCCACGCGGTCATCGACGCGCTGCTCGGCGCGGCCGGCCTGGACGACATCGGCGCGCTGTTCCCCGACACCGACTCCGCCTACAAGGACGCCGACTCGATCGCGCTCCTGAACGACGTCGTCGACCGGATCGCCGGCGCAGGGTTCACCATCAACAACGTCGACACGACGGTCGTGATGGAGCGCCCGAAGCTGAGCCCGCACCGCGGCGCGATCCGGGCCAAGCTCGCGCAGGCGCTCGGCATCGACAGCGGCGCCGTCAACGTGAAGGCCTCGACCGGCGAGGGCCTCGGCTTCGTCGGCCGCGGCGAGGGCGTCGCGGCGCTCGCCGTCGCCACGCTCACCGCCGACGCCTAGCTAGCCTCCGCCGCCATGCACATGCACGGCGACCTCGTGGTGCTCGCCGTCCTCGTCGGGGTCGGCGCGTTCCTGCTGCTCGCCGAGCGCATGTCGGTCCCGTACCCGATCCTGCTGGTCGCGGGCGGGACCGCGCTGGCGTTCGTCCCGGGCGTCAGCGACTTCGTGCTGGACCCGGACATCGTCCTGGTCGCGTTCCTGCCGCCGCTGCTCTACAGCGCCGCGTTCTTCACGTCGATCCAGGACCTCCGGGCCAACTACAGGCCGATCGGGCTGCTCGCCACCGGGCTCGTCGCGCTGACGACGGTCACGGTCGCGGTCGTCGCCCACTACGTCATCGACCTGCCGTGGGCGGCCGCGTTCGTCCTCGGCGCGATCGTCTCGCCGACCGACCCGGTCGCGGCGACCGAGATCGCCGTCCGCTCGCACGCGCCGCGGCGGCTGGTCACGATCGTCGAGGGCGAGTCGCTGATCAACGACTCGACCGGCCTGATCGCCTACAAGTTCGCGGTCGCCGCCGTGACGACCGGCGCGTTCAACCTGCTCACCGCCGCCGGCGACTTCGTGCTCAGCGCGGTCGCCGGGATCGCGCTCGGCCTCGCGATCGGCTTCGCCGCCGCCGAGATCCGCAAGCGCCTCGACGACGCGCCGACCGAGACCGCGATCTCGCTGCTGACGCCCTACGCCGCCTACCTGCCCGCCGAGGCGCTCGGCGTCTCGGCCGTCCTCAGCGTCGTGACCGCCGGCCTCTACCTCGGCTGGCGCTCGCCGGAGCTGGTCACGCCATCGACGCGGATCCAGGTCACCGGCTTCTGGGAGCTGCTGCAGTTCGGCCTCAACGCCGCGCTGTTCGTGCTGATCGGCCTGCAGCTGCCGACCGTGATCAACGGCCTCGACGCCTACTCGTGGCGTGAGCTGATCGGCTACGGCCTGCTGGTCGCCGCGACCTGCCTGGTCACGCGGCTCGGGTTCCTGTTCCCCTTCAACATCGTCTCGCGCCTGCTCGTCCGGACCGGCCTGCGCCCGAACCCATCGCTCGACGTGCCGTCGCTGAAGCTGACGCTGCTGCTCGGCTGGTCGGGGATGCGCGGCGCGGTCTCGCTGGCCGTGGCGCTGGCGATCCCGCTGACGACCGACGCCGGCGCGCCGTTCCCGGGGCGCGACCTGATCATCTTCCTGGCCTACGCGGTGATCCTCGTGACGGTGATCGGCCAGGGGCTGACGCTCGGCAAGCTGATCGAGTGGGCCGGGCTGTACGACGACGAGGAGACCGTCGCCGAGCAGGAGTCGCGCGCCCGGATCGCGGCGTCGCAGGCGGCGATCGAGCGGCTGCGCGAGCTGGAGGGCGAGGACTGGGTGCGCGAGGAGACGTGGGACCGCATGGTCCGCTCCTACGAGTACCGGATCCGCCGCTTCGAGGCGCGCCTGGACGACGATGACGACGGCGACATCGAGCAGGGCTCGCAGGCCTACCAGCGCCTGCGCCGCAAGGTGCTGGAGGCCGAGCGCGCCGAGATCATCCGCGCCCGCAACCGCGGCGACATCACCGACGAGATCATGCGCCGGATCGAGCGCGACCTCGACCTCGAGGACGCCCGCCTCGAGATCTGAGGCGCGCGGCGGCTAGCCGCTGGCCGTGCCGAGCTCGGCGCGGAGGTCCTCGACGATCGCCTTCTGGCGGTCGGCGAGGGCGAGGGAGCGCGGGCCGGAGCGGGGCTCGTCCGGGACGCGCTGGGTGCGCAGCGGCAGCGCGACGGTGAACAGCGCGCCGCCCTCGGGCGCGTCGCCGACGGCGACGGCGCCGCCGTGCAGGCCGGCGATCTCGCCGACGATCGCCAGGCCCAGCCCGGTGCCGGAGGAGCGGTTGCCGCGGCGGTAGCGCTCGAAGATCGTGGCGCGCTGGTCGTGCGCGACGCCGGGGCCGTCGTCGGCGACCTCCAGCACGAGGCTGCCGGGGACGGTGGCCAGCGAGCAGCGGACCACGCCGGGCGCGTGGCGGATCGCGTTGGCCACCAGGTTGCTGACCAAGGACACCACCTTCTCCTCGTCGACCACGGCGGGGAGGCGGTCCGGGACGTCGATCTGCAGCGCCAGCGAGCGCTCGGCGGCGACCGAGGCGAAGCCCTCGACCGAGCGGCGCACGACGGCGGCGACGTCGACGACCGCGGCCTCCAGCTGCAGGTCGGCGTTCTCCAGCCGCGCGACGAGCATCATGTCCTGGACGCGGCGCAGCATGGTGTAGGCGTTGGCGCGGATGCGCGCCACGTCGGCGGCGTCGTCCTCGTCGAGGCGGCCGCCCTCCTCCAGGCGCGTGCACAGCGCGAGCATGATCGACAGCGGCGACTTCAGCTCGTGGCCGACGTCGGCCAGCTGCTGGCGCTGGTCGTCGCGCAGCCCGCGGGCAGGGGAGATCCCGGAGGCCTCTGCCTCCTGGGCACGGCTACGCCACCAACGCGGACCGGTCCGCCTGCGCGGTTCGTCGGCCTGCACGTCGTGGTCGTCCGGATCCACGTCAGCTTGGATTCCCACGTGTTCGCATCCCCATTCCGTACGACGTCTTGTCCTCCGGAAACCTGCTCAGCCCATTGAATCGACCGCGCCGCGCGCGGGTTGGGGGAAGTTCGTGCCCCATCCACCCAGGCGGACATCCCTCGCGCACGGCGATGCAAGTCACCCTCGTGCCGCTTGACGGCGTTCTACGTTCTCCCTGCACGGTTCGCCGGCAGGAGAGCCCTCGATCTGTGCAACGCCGCGTGGGCTGGGAACGCACCGGACGGTCCGTGCTCGGCGGCGCGTGGCCGCGTGGCGGTTCCCTTCAATCCCCAGGGAACCGCCTGCGCGGCCACAACGTACGCTCCACGCGTGCCCGCGGTCCGCCTCAAGACCCCGGAATCCTGCCCAGGGGTATGAAAATACCCCTCGCCTCACACCCCGCTCGTCATTCTTTTGACACCTCGTGGGTTGGGATGCCCCGGGGAACGAGACCGGGAAGGGCTCATGGGGATGGAATTCAAGGTTGATGGGGACACGCCGCTGCGCGTGATCGTCGCGGACGACGATCCGCTTGCGCGTCGCATGCTTCGCGACGTCCTGCAGCTGGCGGGCATCACGGTGATCGCCGAGGCCGGCAGCGGCCGCGAGGCGGTCGAGCTGACCACGTACTACAACCCGGACGTCGTGGTCATGGACTTGATCATGCCGGGCATGGACGGGCTGGCGGCGATGAGCGAGATCCGCCGCACCGCGCCGGACGTCCGCGTCGTGATCCTCACGTCGTCGGACGACGACGAGGTCGGGCTCATGACGCTGCGCGCGGGCGCCTCCGGGTTCCTGTGCAAGAACGTCGGGATCGACGCGCTGCCGCGTGCGTTGCATTGCGCCAAGAACGGCGAGGCCGTGATCACGCGCCGCCTGACGATGCGCCTGATCGAGGACCTGCGGATGGTCAGGACGGACTCCGCCGGCCTGCGCCCGATCCGCTCGGCGCTGACCTCGCGCGAGTGGGAGGTCCTGGACCTGCTGTGCCAGGACCTGTCGACCGACGAGATCGCCGACCGCCTGGTCGTGTCGGTCGAGACCGTCCGCTCCCACGTCAAGAACGTCCTGCGCAAGCTCGAAGTGCGCTCGCGCCGTGAGGCCGTCGCCGTCGCGTCCCGCCTGCGTGCGGGCATGCTCGAGGACGGCGTCCCCGCCGAGGAATGACCTCGCCGGAGGAGCCTGCGCCGCTTGCGGCGCAGGACGGCCTCGAGGCGTTCGCCGCGCTGGCCGCCCACCAGCTCGGCGAGGCGATCGCGCTGATGCGCGGTGCCGCGACGGTCCTGGAGGGCGAGCACCTCGGCCCCGGCGGGCAGGAGGCGCTGCGGGCGCTGGGCGCCGGCGGCGACCGCGCGCAGCGCTACGTCGACGACCTGCTCGACGTCGTGCGGGCGCGCAGCGCGCCGCACGGCGGCGTCGAGTCGCCACGCGCCAGGCTCGACTCCGCGCTCGACGACGTGCTCGTCGAGCTCGACCCGTTCGTGCGCAGGGCCGCGGTGCACGTCCAGCGCGAGCCGCTGCCGCTCGCGGCGGTGGAGCGCGCCGACGCGCGCCGGCTGTTCCTGCACTTCACGCGCGCGGCGCTGGCCGCGGGCGCCACGCGCCTGGGCGCGACCGGCAGGGTGGAGGGTGACAGGGTCGTCGTCGAGTTGTATGACAACGGCGAGCCGCACCCCGATCCGGCCGTCGCCTTCGAGCCCTTCGCCCAGCCCCGCGGCCGCGGCCCGCTGGTCGGCGCGGGCGTCTCGCTCCCCGTCTCCCGCCGCCTCGCCGCGCGCGCCGGCGGCCGCGCCACGATGGCCGTTCGGCCCGACGGCGCGACCGTCATCACGCTCGAACTTCCCTCTGCCTAGGCACGAGGCGTATATGTTGGGCGCACACGATGCCCTCCGAGCCGATCCGCGTTCTGCTTGCCGATGACGCCGCCGAGATGCGGTCGCTGCTGCGTTGGGCGCTCGTGCGGGAGGGTGAGGAGCCGGAGATCCTGGTCGTCGGCGAGGCCGCCGACGGGCGTGACGCGCTCGTCCTCGCGCGCGATCTGACGCCGCACGTGATCGTCCTGGACCTGCAGATGCCGGGCCCGCCGCCGGGCGAGCTGCTGCGCGACATGGCCCGGACCGCACCCGGTGTGCCGATCGTGACGTTCAGCGGTTTCGAGCCGGACCTCGTCGCCCCCGAGGAGGCGGCGCTGGTCGCCCTGCACATCCCCAAGACGACCGACCTCGCGCTCGTCCGGCAGTCGATCGTCGAGGTCGCGCGCGGCGACCGCTGATCCATGGCGGCGCCCGAAGGACCCCAGCCTGCGCGCGTCGTCGTCGTCGACGACGACATCGAGCTCCGCGGCCGCCTGCGTGCCGCCCTGCAGGACGCGGGCCTGACGGTCATCGCCGAGGCCGACAACGGCCGCGACGCGATCGACCTCGCCGCGCACTTCCGCCCGGACGTGATGATCATGGACATCGTCATGGCCAACATCGACGGCCTGTCGGCCACGCGCGCGATCGCCGAGCGCGCGCCGACGGTCCGGATCCTCCTGCTGACGGCCTCTGACGACGTCGAGCTGGGGATGGTCGGCCTGCGCGCGGGCGCCGCCGGCCACCAGGTCAAGGGCGGGCCGGCGCGCGACATCGTCGCCGCGGTGCAGCGGATGGCGGCCGGCGAGCCGGTCGTCGGGCCGGAGCTGACGTGGCGGCTGATCGACTCGCTGCGCGCGCTGCCGGTCGGCGGCCAGGGCGTCCGGCCGGTGCGCTCGAAGCTGACCCCGCGCGAGTGGGAGGTCCTGGACCTCCTGTGCGCGGGCCGGACCGTCGACCAGATCGCCGACGAGCTGGTGCTCGCGCGCGACACGGTCCGGACCCACGTCAAGCGGCTGCTGCGCAAGCTCGGCGCGCACTCGCAGGCCGAGGCGATCTCGATCGCCAACGGCATCCGGGCCACCTTCGCCGCCACCAGCGGAGACGCGCCGGACGAAGTCTGAGGGGCGAAGGTCGCGTTCGCTCGCCACCAGCGGCGACGCTCCCGAGCCCGACGAGGTCTAGACCACCGAGGGGGAGACGGGGACACGATCGTGCCCCCGCGATGTGACGATCGGGCCGCGAACGTCTCGTTTCGCTGGCGCCTCCCCGCTCCCGTGGCCCACTCCGGAGAGCGTGGGTGACGGGCCTCACCCACCCGGGGTGTGACCTCTGACCTAGACGTTTGGGGGAACGTCACCGGCCGTTCCCCCAAACATCCCCCTGCTCGGAGACCCCGTCGGCCGCACCATTGATCCCACAAGGGCGAGCCCGCTGCGACGCACGAAGCAGAGCACGGGACCGGAGCCATCGCCCAAGGACAACGTGGGGTGAATCGATGAGCGTTGGTACTGCAGTTCGTTGCGCCGGGAAGGCGCATTCCTCGATCGGGATGGGGGTTGCCTGATGCGCATGGTGATCATCGCGGAGAGCCGCGCAGCGGCGGACGCGATCCGCCAGGGCCTGCGCTTCGCGCCAGGCATGACCGTCGTCGGCTACGCCGACGGCCGCACGCAGTGCGCCGCCTCCGTGGCGGCCGCCGCGCCGGACCTCGTCCTGATCGGCGACCTCGCCACCGAGGACACCGTCCTGCAGCGCGTCGAGCAGCTGCGCGGCGTCCTGCCCGCGGCCAAGATCGTGCTGTTCACCGCCGACATGGACGAGAGCCGCATGGCGGCCGCGTCACAGGCCGGCATGGACGCCGCGGTCTCGACGACCGTCGGCGCGACGGGCCTCGGCCCGCTGCTGCGCCACATCGCCGCCGGCGCCGTCTACCACGCGTTCGCCCCGGCCGCCGCCGCGCCGCCGGAGGCCGCCGCGTCGGTCGAGTGCCTCACCGCGCGTGAGGTGGAGATCCTGCGCTTCGCCGCCTCTGGGGCGTCGAACGGTGCGATTGCCCGAGAGCTGTGGGTGACCGAGCAGACGATCAAGTTCCACCTCTCCAACATCTACCGCAAGCTCGGCGTGGTCAACCGCACCGAGGCCAGCCGCATCGCGCACCTCGCCGGTCTCATGGAGACCGTCCCCGAGCGCGCCGCGACCGAGCCGATCCTGGCCGTCGCCTGATGCCGGCCACGATGCCCAAGTCCCACGGCATGACCGCGTGCGCCGACCGCCTCGGCGTCGCCCGCCAGCCGGGCGCGTTCCGCAGCAAGCCGCGGCTGGACGAGAACCCCGAGCTGCGGGTCGTCCTGACCCGGGCGATCGCCCGTGCCAAGGAGGGCGACCGCGAGGCCGTCCGCTTCATCTACCTGCAGTACGCCGACAACGTGTACGGCTACGTCCGCTCGATCGTCCGCGACGACTACGAGGCCGAGGACGTCACCCAGCACGTGTTCGCCAAGCTGATGGTCGTCATCGGCAAGTACGAGCCGCGCGGCGTGCCGTTCTCCGCGTGGATCCTGCGCCTGGCGCACAACGCCGCGATCGACCACATGCGCAAGTGCCGCGCGATCCCGGCGGCCGAGGTCTACGGCGCCGACGAGCAGTCGCCCGACGGCCACGAGGACCGCAACATGGAGCTCCGCGACGCGCTCGCCGACCTGCCCGACGAGCAGCGCGACGTCATCGTCCTGCGCCACGTCGTCGGCCTGTCGCCGACCGAGATCGCCGATCAGATGGGCAAGACCGAGCCCTCCGTGCACGGCCTGCACCACCGTGGCCGCGCCGCCCTGCGCTCGGCCCTGACCGAGCGCGGCTGCGCGCCGCTCGTGACCTCGAAGGCGGCGGCATGACCGCGATCGAGGACACGACCACCACGCTGCCGAAGATCCCGACGGTCCGGCTGGACCAGGCCGACCCGGCGCTCATGGAGGAGCTGCTGGAGGTCGTCGAGCGCGTCGCGACCAGCGGTGGCTTCACCGGTGGTCCCGAGGTCGAGGCCTTCGAGGCCGAGTTCGCCGAGTACTGCGGGTCGGCCCACGCCGTCGGCCTGTCGAGCGGCACCGAGGCGATCGTCCTGGCGCTGCGCGCCCTGGGCATCGGCGCCGGCGACGAGGTCATCGTCCCGAGCAACTCGTTCATCGCCTCGGCCGAGGGCGTCAGCCTGGCCGGCGCGACGCCGGTCCTGGTCGACCCCGACCCGAAGACGCATCTGCTCACCGCCGAGGGCGTCGCCGCGGCGATCGGCCCGAAGGTGCGCGCGGTCGTCGCGGTCCACCTGATGGGCTCGACCGTCGACATGGACGCGCTGCTCGAGGTCACCCAGCCCGCCGGGCTGAAGGTGATCGAGGACACCGCGCAGGCGCACGGCGCGTTCATCCGCGGGCGCCGCGCCGGCTCGATCGGCGACGTCGGCTGCTTCTCCTTCTACCCCACCAAGAACCTCGGTGGCTGGGGCGACGGCGGCGGGATCGTGACCAACGACCCCGAGGTCGCCCACCGCGTGCGCCTGTTGCGCTCGCACGGCGAGGAGCCGCGCTACCACCACCAGATGGTCGGCACGACCGCCCGGCTCGACGCCCTCCAGGCGGCGCTGCTGCGGGTCAAGCTGCGCCGGCTCGACGCGGCCAACGACGCGCGGCGCCGGCTGGGTGCGGCGCTGCGCGAAGGCCTCGCCGGGACCTGCGTGGAGCTGCCCGCCGCGGCGCTGCCGGACGGCGAGGGCGACCACGTCTACCACCTGTTCATCGTCCGCACCAAGGAGCGGGACGCGCTGCGAGAGCACCTCGACGCGCACGGGGTCGGCAACGCCGTCCACTACCCGTTCCCGATCCACCGGACCGAGGCCTACGCCGAGCTCGGGATGAGCGAGGGCAGCCTGCCCGTGTCCGAGCGGCTGGCGGAGGAGATCCTCACGCTGCCGCTGTTCCCAACGATGTCCGACCAGGACGTCTCGCGCATCGTCGCCGCGGTGCGTGCGTTCCGAGGCAACCACTGATGGAGGCTCGACGCACCATGCTGACCCGACGGTTCCCTGCCCGCCTCGACCGCCATCCGGCGGACACGCCGCCGCTGCGGACCGTCGTCGTCGGCTACGGCTACTGGGGCCCGAACCTCGTTCGCAACGTCAACGAGCGTCCCGAGTTCGAGCTCGTCGCCCTCTGTGAGCGCGACCCGGCCCGCGGCCAGGCGTTCTCCGCCAAGGTCCCGAACGTGCCGGTGATGGCCGACCTCGACGAGGTCCTCGACGATCCGACCATCGACGCGCTGATCGTCGCGACGCCGCCGCACACCCACCACGCGATCTGCAAGGCCGCGCTGCTGGCCGGCAAGCACGTCCTGGTCGAGAAGCCGCTGGCGACCAACACGATGGACGCGATCGACCTCGTCGACACGGCCAACATGCGCGACGTGCTGCTGATGCCGGGCCACACGTTCCTCTACAGCCCGCCGGTCGCCAAGGTCCGCCAGCTGATCGACCGCGGCGTGCTCGGCGACATGTACTTCGTGACCTCCGCCCGGATGAACCTGGGCAAGTACCAGAAGGACGGGGTCATCTGCGACCTCGCCCCGCACGACCTCTCGATCCTGCTGCACTGGATCGACGAGCCGATCGCCCAGGTCGCCGCGTCGGGCCGCTCGGTCTTCCAGCCGGGCGTGCCGGAGACGGCGTTCCTGACGCTGACCTTCGAGGGCGGCGCGACGGCGAACATCGAGCTGTCCTGGCTCGCGCCGAGCAAGGTCCGCAAGATGGTCGTCGTCGGCAGCAACCGGATGGTGCA is a window of Conexibacter woesei Iso977N DNA encoding:
- a CDS encoding response regulator transcription factor gives rise to the protein MRMVIIAESRAAADAIRQGLRFAPGMTVVGYADGRTQCAASVAAAAPDLVLIGDLATEDTVLQRVEQLRGVLPAAKIVLFTADMDESRMAAASQAGMDAAVSTTVGATGLGPLLRHIAAGAVYHAFAPAAAAPPEAAASVECLTAREVEILRFAASGASNGAIARELWVTEQTIKFHLSNIYRKLGVVNRTEASRIAHLAGLMETVPERAATEPILAVA
- a CDS encoding RNA polymerase sigma factor, producing MPATMPKSHGMTACADRLGVARQPGAFRSKPRLDENPELRVVLTRAIARAKEGDREAVRFIYLQYADNVYGYVRSIVRDDYEAEDVTQHVFAKLMVVIGKYEPRGVPFSAWILRLAHNAAIDHMRKCRAIPAAEVYGADEQSPDGHEDRNMELRDALADLPDEQRDVIVLRHVVGLSPTEIADQMGKTEPSVHGLHHRGRAALRSALTERGCAPLVTSKAAA
- a CDS encoding DegT/DnrJ/EryC1/StrS family aminotransferase produces the protein MTAIEDTTTTLPKIPTVRLDQADPALMEELLEVVERVATSGGFTGGPEVEAFEAEFAEYCGSAHAVGLSSGTEAIVLALRALGIGAGDEVIVPSNSFIASAEGVSLAGATPVLVDPDPKTHLLTAEGVAAAIGPKVRAVVAVHLMGSTVDMDALLEVTQPAGLKVIEDTAQAHGAFIRGRRAGSIGDVGCFSFYPTKNLGGWGDGGGIVTNDPEVAHRVRLLRSHGEEPRYHHQMVGTTARLDALQAALLRVKLRRLDAANDARRRLGAALREGLAGTCVELPAAALPDGEGDHVYHLFIVRTKERDALREHLDAHGVGNAVHYPFPIHRTEAYAELGMSEGSLPVSERLAEEILTLPLFPTMSDQDVSRIVAAVRAFRGNH
- a CDS encoding Gfo/Idh/MocA family protein, producing MLTRRFPARLDRHPADTPPLRTVVVGYGYWGPNLVRNVNERPEFELVALCERDPARGQAFSAKVPNVPVMADLDEVLDDPTIDALIVATPPHTHHAICKAALLAGKHVLVEKPLATNTMDAIDLVDTANMRDVLLMPGHTFLYSPPVAKVRQLIDRGVLGDMYFVTSARMNLGKYQKDGVICDLAPHDLSILLHWIDEPIAQVAASGRSVFQPGVPETAFLTLTFEGGATANIELSWLAPSKVRKMVVVGSNRMVQYDDTAGDEAIRIYDRGMEFETPESFGEYQLTYRSGDIIAPRLEPAEPLALELQDFAHSIRTGATPRSHAYLGVEVVAAMEAAQESLLRGGVPVAVAERAERAVA